Proteins from a single region of Paenibacillus sp. BIHB 4019:
- the hemQ gene encoding hydrogen peroxide-dependent heme synthase: protein MSEVAITLEGWYCLHDFRSVNWAAWRLSTAEEQNRMLDELNTFLKQWSDVEESKQGSTAVYSIVGQKADFVFMHLRETLEELNEIETAFNKTAFASFTTPTYSYVSVVELSNYVNQPGVDPMENPEILARLKPILPKARHICFYPMNKRRDGNDNWYMLGMDERRTMMRSHGMIGRKYAGKVKQIISGSVGFDNWEWGVTLFAEDALQFKKLIYEMRFDEVSARYGDFGDFYVGNLLDSAKFTALLKV, encoded by the coding sequence ATGAGTGAAGTAGCTATTACACTAGAGGGCTGGTACTGCCTCCATGATTTCCGCAGCGTCAATTGGGCTGCCTGGAGACTGAGCACCGCTGAAGAGCAAAACCGCATGCTTGACGAGCTGAATACGTTTCTGAAGCAATGGTCCGATGTTGAGGAAAGCAAGCAAGGCAGCACAGCTGTCTACTCCATCGTTGGACAGAAGGCTGATTTTGTATTCATGCACCTTCGCGAAACGCTGGAGGAGCTGAATGAAATCGAGACGGCTTTCAATAAAACAGCGTTCGCTTCCTTTACAACGCCGACCTATTCTTATGTAAGCGTTGTGGAGCTGAGCAACTATGTGAACCAGCCAGGCGTTGATCCAATGGAAAATCCGGAAATTCTCGCCCGCCTCAAGCCGATTTTGCCAAAAGCGCGCCACATCTGCTTCTACCCGATGAACAAGCGACGCGATGGCAACGACAACTGGTATATGCTCGGGATGGACGAGCGCCGCACGATGATGCGCAGCCATGGCATGATTGGCCGCAAATATGCGGGCAAAGTGAAGCAAATTATTAGCGGCTCCGTCGGCTTCGACAATTGGGAGTGGGGCGTTACACTGTTCGCAGAGGACGCACTGCAATTCAAGAAGCTGATCTATGAAATGCGCTTTGATGAAGTCAGCGCGCGTTACGGCGACTTTGGCGACTTCTACGTCGGCAATTTGCTTGATTCGGCGAAATTCACCGCTCTGCTGAAAGTGTAG